One Apteryx mantelli isolate bAptMan1 chromosome 2, bAptMan1.hap1, whole genome shotgun sequence genomic window, CGCCAGGACCTTCCTCGCAGGCCACAGCTGTGCCCAGTCAGGCAGAGAGTGACGAGGCTTAGCTGTGGACGATGGTCCCAGCTTTGCGTGCCTTGTCCTGCCCCAGGGACGGAGCAGAGCCAGAGGATGcaggaagcagcagcactgttTGGGTGGACACGCTGCTCcggggcagctggtggggcagCAGATCTGCCCACCGACTGAAGGATGCCTGGCTGCGACCGAGACCAGGGCTGCGGAGGAGGACAGTGTCCGGGGGCGTTCTGGGTCCACGCTCAAGGCTGAGGGTCCCACACAGGCACAGCTGCGAAGATGGCTGCGGTGTGGCTGGCGACCCCGTGGGGGCTGCCGGAAGCTGCGGAGCGCAGGGCTGCGCCTGGGCCCCGGGGACAGGCCGCAGGTCAGGCCCTGGCAGGAAGTACAACGCGGGGACGCCGGCACCGTGTCCGTGCTAGGAGAGGAACACCGGGACAGGGTCGCTGCTAGAGCGCCGCGCGGGCCCACGCTGGGGCGGCCCGCAGCGCTGAACGTCACAGGGCTGTGCCCCGCGGCATGCTGGGACATGTAGTCCTCCGGCACAGAGTGCTTCGGGGCCTGCAGAATGCTGGGAGGTGTCGCCTGGCGCGGGACTTCCTGTCGGCCATGTTGTCGCCCGCGGCATGCTGGGATATGTAGTACTCCGGTAGCCGGACAGCCGGTCAGCGCTGCGAGGACTCTGGCGGGCTGGGAGGTGCCGCCCTCCCGTACGGGACTTCCTGTCGGCCATGTTGGCCAGGCGGTGCGCTGCGGGGTGCGGTCGGCTGGTGCCGGACTTCGTGCCGGCCATGTTGGGCCCCTCGGCGTGCTGTGGCGCGTCGTCTGCGGGAGGCCTCCGAGCGGCCGTTCCGGGCCGCCGGTGTGCTGCGGGCCGCAGCTCCCCCGCCTTGCGTGGCAGCAGCCCCTGGGAGCGGTTGGATGGCGGGGCTGGGCAGGTGAGAGGGTGGCAGGGTTCGGACGAGGTGTATAAGCTCCCCGAGGTGGTCAGTCCCTAGCACCCCGTGGGGTCCTCAGCGCCAGCTGTCAGTAATGGTAGGGCAGTCTCCTGCAGGAGTCAGGGTTTGTcgcaggcagcacagccctgatgTTGGGCCTTTCCTCACTAACAGTCCGGGGATTCCTGTCACACTCTCCTGGGTCGGCCTGGGGTGTAGGGAAGGCAATGGGCTGGTGAGAGCGTCTTGTGTTGTGCTTGTACTCCTGGCTGTGACCTTCATCACCCTGTGAACGGCCTTTGCTCAAGGTATCACCTGGCTGAGGATTCCGGCTTCTCTCAGAAGATCCTGGCTCACCCATGGGATCTTTGATAGTTGCTGGAGCTCTGGTGCATCTCATGAGACTTTCTGGTGAGATGACAGGTATGTGGGGTAGCCAGCTACTCAGCATGGGTGAAACCACATCTGGAGACCTATGTTCACTTCTGGGcaccccagtacaagaaggacgTGGAggtactggagcgagtccagcaaagggctgctaagatgactAAGGGGCTGGGGCATCTGTCATaccaggagaggctgagagagaggtGGGCTTGTGTAgctttgagaagagaaggcttgagggggatcttatcaatgcatataaatacctgatgggaggctgtaaagaagacagagccagactcttctcagcggtACCCAGGGACAGGagacgaggcaatgggcacaaattgagcTACATGAGATTTCATGGCTTCTCCACAGTTGGAGTGGTTTGCAGTTGGTAAGTGTTCGTATTGTGTAAGTTTGAGTTGGTCAAGTGTTCCTGCAGCGTGTGTATCTGTATAAGTGGAGAGGTTGGGAATGAATGTAAGGCTGTGGTTTTGTAAGGTGTGAATGGAAGTTTATATGGTTATTGAATGTGTTGGTATTATTGGTGATGAATGTGTCTCACCTTGTGTGCATGTgggttttttcagttttttttttgttgttttacagtttaagttaaaaaaaacccctcttgtTTGTTTATTCTAATCCCCAAGTTGGccagttgtttttttccttgactcCTCCACTTTGTGAGGTGGCATTTTAATGCATATgcactgcagcttttttttttttgcctgaggagagtttttctttcttgataGGGCATTTTTTGAAGCTACCTGGTAACTCCGTTACTGTGTAAGCTGCAAAAAAATGGCTGAGCTCACTAATATTTATAGCTAGGTAGCTTGTCTGTGGTTGTGGGTAGGTGGATGTGTGTCAGATTTGTTGTTCTTGGTGGGGGAACCTGGCGGGTAGGATGGTGTGTGAAGTGATGTGGCTGGTTAGTGGTGCTGTCTGGTTCCCCATccctgtgttttttctctttccatccctctctcttcttctctttttgtccCTCTATTTCTCTCTATCCCTCTGTACCACTCTGTTCCTGTTTTACTCTCTCCATCCTTCTGTCCAGCTCTCCgtccttcttctccttcctctccatccctctctccagctccctgtccctctgtctgacTCTGCATCCCTCTTTTCCTCTATTCTGCTCCTCATCCCTCTGTCTGGCTCCCATCcctttttccctctctgcatTCCTCTGCCCGGCTCTtcatccttctctctctccctatcACTCTGTACGCTCTGTCCAGCTCCCCGTCTATCTCTCTGCCCCGTCTCTCTCCTTTACCCTCTTTTACTCTTTGTCCCTCTGTCTGGCTCCCCATCCCTCTCCTTATTGTGCTATGCCTCTGTCCGCCTGTCCATCCCTCTCTTTCCCATTTCGTCCCTCTGTCTGTCTCCCCATTCCTCTTTTCCTTGCTCTAGCCCTCTGTCCAGctccccttccttttttccctctctattCCTCCCTCCACCTCTACATTCCTCTTCATCTCTCTTCTGCTCCCCATCCCTCTGTCTGGCCTTCCATTCCTCTTTTtttgtccctctgtccagctctccattcctctctttctcttacTATCCCTCATCCTGTTTCCCcatccctcccttctctttctaTCCCTCAGTCTAGGTTCCTGTACCTCTTTTCCTCACTCTATCGCTCTGCCCgcctctccatctctctctttcttgttccttccctctgtccagctccctgtttctcttttcctctctccatctttctcttTCCATCCCTTTTTTAGGCTTTCTACCTGTCTCCTTCTTTCCTCCACCCCTCCACCTCTACATCTCTCTATCTCCCTCTACgtccttcttttcctctcttctgcttcCCACCCCTCTGTCTGGCTCCTCATCCCTTTGTCCGCCTCTCCATCCTTCTCGTTCACTTCCCATTCCCCTGTCTGGCCCTTTGCTCCTCTCTCCAGATCCCtgtccctctcttgctttccccaTCCTTCGTTCCacctttgcatctctctctctggacctctgtccctctgtccacCTCCCCATCCCTCTTTCTGCCTCCCCAGCCTTCTCTTTCACTCCCTGTTCCTTTGCCCAGCTCCTCatccccctctttctctccccatcccTCTGCTTCTGCATCCCTCTTTTGCTCTTTCCAGTCCTCTCTCTGACTCCCTGTTCCTCTCTCCAGCTCTCCATCCCTCTTTTATTCTCTTCCCTCCCCGTCCCTCTCTGTGGTTCCCCATCCCTCTGTTCaactccccctctctcttttcctgtctctcttcctctgtccacCTCTacatctctcttttcctctcttctgctccctgtccctctgtccagtcCTCCATCCATCAGTTGGGCCCTCcatccatctctctctctttctatcaTTATGTCTGGCTTGCTGTCCCTCTGTCTGGGTCTCcgttcttcttctttttccacgCCCCTGTCCAGCTCTCTGTCGctatcttcctttctcctccctctaTCCCCGCCCCATCCCTCCCAGtttctctgttcctcttttcctctcctgctccctgTCTCTTCGGCTGCCTCTCCACCCTTCTTTTTCACTCGCGGTTGTTACCTGGCCCTTTGTCTGGCTCCCCGGCCCTGCCTCTCTCTCCATCCCTTTGCCTGCCCCTCCGTTGCGGAGACTTAGGCTCGCCAGCCACCgcaacagggtccgaccctaggttcccgctgaggcagaaaaTCGAAGTCAGATCGGAGCGAAATTAAATTTAATGACAcgcgtgcggtaattacagctcgagctgggtgcctccgaagagagACCCCGGACAAAGAAgttcctgggcaattatacccttacaatccaagttccccacccctcatgcGATAGTtcggaccaatagtaatagttaggtctggggtcttccccttcttcactgggccccttcagtGTCTCTAGCAGGCTGCTCCTTAGCctgttttcaaggttgcagcttctgctctcgatTGTGACTTCTTTATCTTCCCAGCTTGGaccagctctggggccttctttcaCGTAACTAGGTgatatctaggagaaagttcacagcttgcggcctaaggcttcagcaaatttagctactaacgctaagcaagttatgctaagcgatcaactctagacagcttcaatccaatattctctaacaccctccgtccctctttttccctttccattcCTCTCTCCTGTCACCCCCAACTCTTTCTTCAGTCCCCTCGTTGCTCTCCCCTTTGGGGCTGAAGTTCCTCCCCAAAGCAGCCGACGCGtgcaccctcgctcttgcagGTGCAGGCGGCCTGGGGATGTGGGGAGGTGAGCTGGCCCTCGAGCAGGATTTTGGCGTGGCATCCCCAGGAGGATAACTCCTACGCAGCCTGCATGCCCGAGGGTTTTGGAAAGTCCCAAGAAAATAACAAGTGGCTGTCAGTTATAGAGCTTAgtgtttcctagcctttactgAAGAAAATCAATTTACAGATTGGTTTTCATGTTTAGAGACAAACCTTTCTTCAGGTCCTACGGGGGTTTCACAACATGCCTGCAATAACACATAGTCAGGTCAGAAAAGTGTTAGAATGGTTTTTGGAGAGAATAAAGAAAAGGTGTTACCTGATGCGGAGGGCAGGAAGACTGACTatccttttctctcatttttaaatTGCATAAGCCTGTAGCTTCAAAGGTAATTAGATGTCTCATTTTCTTTGGCACTAATGGGACTTAATACTTCAGTAACTCTGCGACCACATGAAAAGGTCTGTGGCTTCTGTCCAAACCCATTTTGCTTGCAGCAGTTTGTCTTAATCTTGCAGTTCATTTTGCAGTTTGGGGTAGTACAGAATTTCTGCCCTTTAAATCTCATCTATTATACGCTcacaggagctgctgggaaggcccTACCAGTGGCTCGTGAAGAAGACATCTTTGACTACATCCACTGGAAGCACCTAGAGCCAAAGGACTGGAGTGAGTAACGGCTTGTCTAGGTTTGTTATCTAGCACCATTATCATAGCTTTTTAGGAACAGTCATACTTGAGGCCAAGTGTATATTCCTTCCTTGAACATACTGTGAAAAGTGTACGTTACTGATGTTTTGAAGTAAGTCCATGCCACCAAGGTAGCACATGTAGTGAAGACTAAATGCTGTAATATCTCATTTTGATGAGCTATTCTCTTCTgaaaagcacttagagcagattaaaacattgaTTGTACTATTTTGTTTACTGCATGGACCATGATATTAAGAAAAACCCGCAGTGAAAGGGCTGCAGTGGTCAGACCCTCTGGAGAAAGCCTCTTGTGAGTTGCTGTAAGGTTTAGCACAAATTTTACCAGACAATAAGTGTTGCTTTAAGCCCCAGGGAGCGGAAAATTCTGACTTGAGGGCAAAGCGCTTTGTTGTCTTAAAGTTCTTGCAGCTTGCTTGCAAGAAGGTGGCTAACAATCAAAAGAAATTACAATTCTGAGGATTTACTGGAAACTTCTGAAAGACAGTATTTGCCCTTTTTAAAAGTCTGTATACTTTCATTATTAATACCTGTAAGTATTCAAGCCAGGTACATGGTATAtgggtgatcaagccattagtcttttccACATAGTAATAGCCTTTACGCTGTGATCACTGCTCAAAAATCCCAGATATGTTAGAAACTGAGCAAGCTTTCTTAGCTTGTGGCCTGCAGGACTGCAAAAGATGATCAGAGTGCTGATATTACCATGCTTCAGTGTGGTAGACATCCTCTGTGCAAACATCCCTTGCTTGGTCTTACTGGGCGGACCGTCAAGGAAATATTGCAGCTTTTCTGACTATTTACTTTGTGTAACAATCGTAAAGGTGAGAGTTTGAAAGCCGTAAAGGACTAAAACCATTGCCTGTTTAGTAGTTGCAAATTGTCTCATTAAGTAGTCTGTATTACTTTTTTTATGCAGCCTGTGGATAATTATGTCTGTAGAGCATTTTGGATTGTTCAAATGAAAGTTTTGCCAGTACAAGCTTCTAGGATAAGTGGTTCGAGGGTACAACATGCAGCATTTGTGTGTAGCAGGAGGCACTTAGAAATAATGAGAGATCACATTTGGCAAAGGCAGTGAATTAGTACTGGCATCGTACAGTTAAGTTTACAATTGAATTTATTCACATAGTTCCCAAGTTTGTGAGACTGGTTTGTCTCTTATATAAATATCAGGGaattaaaatagttttgttaAAATGATATGATTATTCTTACAGCATTTAAAGCCCTGACttagtatatttatttttctttgcaaatatgtatttgaaaaaagggggagaaggggtgaaggaaaggagggggaaaagaacCCTCTAAAACTAGTCCCTACCAACCCCAGAAAATGAGCAGATGGAAGCATCAGCGACTTGTAATACTGATGACACAAAACAGGGCATTATGAGTCGTCACTAGCTGCCAAACATACTTGTGTAgtgcttttcaaaatatattaatgcAGACAAAAAAACTGCCTGTGGGCTCAGTTTCACAGCTAAGtggctctcctttttttcctgcttaaaaaCATACATAATCATGACACCTAAGAGTTtagcaagggaaaggaagagcagaaatGTCTCCAAATTCCAGGGCCGAAGTTGCACCCTGGCACACAGTTCTAGAGTGCAAAGTCATTATTTTTACAGCTGCGATTGAAATGTTATCCTTTTGTGCAAATACAAAGTGAATATACCACCAAAGCCAGGCATAGTGAATGAGTTTCTCTAGGACTTCAGGTTCAGGATGAAACAAGGATGTCTGAGAGAGCTGGAGCacataggaaaaggaaatggggtAGATGtcttgagatttttttcccaTCTTGAAGTGGGATTGTAAAACCATTCTCCACGTCTGCGTTGGCTGTTGTCAAAAACCTTCGACAATGGAGATCCTAAAATCTGCTGAGGCAGTTGCTTCCATAGCAACGTTGTTAAACAGCTGAGGGCCATTTTGCCTCAAAGTGGAAAGGTGGAAACATCTGGTCTTTACAAAATTCTTCTTCTACTacttttttttgaatgaatgaatgaaaataatatttatttagctTCCTTGTctgaggagaagggagaggaatcGCTTTGCACCGTGTCAGCCTGTTGGATATGCTGGTGTGTATCATTCAGGTTTGTGAACCAGATGTAAGCCACTGGGTGGTTACAGGTGCTGTCTCTCTCAGAGGCTGGTGTTTCCAGCTGTCATTTGCACTCTTTGAAaaaccttttaatttttctgtgctgACATTTGTCTTAACTTACTGTCATAACTGAGTGGAAAACAAAGATTGTGTTGTCATTGTGCATCGCCTCCCTCCTGTGGTGCTTATGTTCATATACGTATGTTCTTCGCAGAAATGaccttgcctttttatttttttttcagagtaaagGAAACACTTTTCTGAGCCAATACCAAACAGCGTGGTGGATGTGCGTCTAACGCTAATATAGCGTTGCAGGAGGCAGCTGAGAGTAGTCAATAGCCCAGTGCTCCGGACATGCCAAGGCAGAAGGAGGAGGACCAGCTACTGAGCTTCCGCAGAGagtggagaaagaggaggagaatcCTGATGGGAGATTGTATGCTGTCTAAATATTCCTGAGGCTTTGCCTTGTGATGCTTTTCTCCTGGTAGGCTGAAAAACCTACCTTCTTCCCCTTAAGATATTCCCCACCTTTTATGATGTTACCTTTTCTGTTTTGAGACCTGATATTTGCTTGCTTAGAGGATTTACCTTGATTCTGATGTCGGGTTGATCCTTTTCATTCTGAACCATTCTTTTCTTCTGCCCTTTCTTTAGTTGGGGGAATGTCTTCCAAGCTGACTGCAGGCTTCTGGTGCAGAAAAGGAACAGTATAGCTGTAGATACTGGGTATAGATATAGATATTGGATGTAGATGTGCTTGTTTGGAGAAAACTAAAGTTTCTATATCTAGAGAAAAGAGCCaacctatttttcttttccctccctcttctgATATTCTCAAATATTCAGAGATCCATTTCTGCATAAGCTTTTAAGACAAGCCTTGATCTAAAAACCTCAGGTGATGGAGAATAAGCAAGATCTTTGATTTTAGGAATTATTTTCCAAAAATACACCTGATGAAAATAGATAAAATTGTCTAATGTAGGCTTTTAACAGACAACTCTGTGAAAACAGCCTCTGAAAACATATCACAGAATGCAAGATTGCACCTCTTCTCTTGGTTAAACAGTCTTCTTCTGGTGAAGAGATCAAGCTTTCGATTTGCTGTAGGCATTCTTCCCCCTCAGAGCTTCAGATTGCTCTGCAAGCATTCCCCTCTGATCTGTTTTTCATTCTCTGTATCC contains:
- the LOC106484436 gene encoding uncharacterized protein, producing MAKGEDKGPPSPSDDGSVWRMMMASGLTFVIVRMIIVASQEAHKGLRVMAIFIEDVGWSGLQLPSVQLPFLFSLSIPPSTSTFLFISLLLPIPLSGLPFLFFCPSVQLSIPLFLLLSLILFPHPSLLFLSLSLGSCTSFPHSIALPASPSLSFLFLPSVQLPVSLFLSPSFSFHPFFRLSTCLLLSSTPPPLHLSISLYVLLFLSSASHPSVWLLIPLSASPSFSFTSHSPVWPFAPLSRSLSLSCFPHPSFHLCISLSGPLSLCPPPHPSFCLPSLLFHSLFLCPAPHPPLSLPIPLLLHPSFALSSPLSDSLFLSPALHPSFILFPPRPSLWFPIPLFNSPSLFSCLSSSVHLYISLFLSSAPCPSVQSSIHQLGPPSISLSFYHYVWLAVPLSGSPFFFFFHAPVQLSVAIFLSPPSIPAPSLPVSLFLFSSPAPCLFGCLSTLLFHSRLLPGPLSGSPALPLSPSLCLPLRCGDLGSPATATGSDPRFPLRQKIEVRSERN